The genomic DNA GAGGGAGTTGAAGAGGTCTAAGCACCATACTTCTTCTCGAAGGCTCCCCATGAACCTCTCTTCTGTGAAAGTTCCGGTGACACTCGCAGGCAGCACACTTGAGAGCTTCCAAGCTCCCTTCTTCGCCGCTCGGCATGAACTCCCCGCACCCATCAAACACACTTCCTCCGATGCTCGCCGCGTGATTCCTCAGGCATTCCCGATATCTAACTGCGGCGGCTGCCGACAGCGTCTTCAAGTTGGATCTACCCGACCCGGGTGCAATTGTTGCACCGGTAACCGGATCTGAGCCTTGCCCAACTCCTGCTTGCTGCTGTTGACTACGGCTTGAAGTTGCGTTTTGGACAGCGTCTCTTCTTTCAAGCCCTCCCGGCGGTTCTCCGATAAGATGGCTGTAGCTCAAAGATCCCGGGGTTCTTATCTCTTTTTCCATTACTTTTGCCCTAAACCTCAACGTTGGTAACTTGGgcaatctttttattgtacaTCAGATCTGATTTttccaccacaaaaaaaaagaaacaaaacttgTCTTCTAATCAAAGGGTGACAGAATTTTCAAACAGACGATTAGAAGTCGCTTAACTAAAATATCCTGCCGTGTTCCAGTTCCTCCCCCTTGTTCCAGACATTTAGTATTAGGGTGTGCTAATTTCAACAGTTCTCACTTAACAACTTACTTACAAGACGTGTGcttgaagagaaga from Corylus avellana chromosome ca6, CavTom2PMs-1.0 includes the following:
- the LOC132184101 gene encoding zinc-finger homeodomain protein 5-like, which produces MEKEIRTPGSLSYSHLIGEPPGGLERRDAVQNATSSRSQQQQAGVGQGSDPVTGATIAPGSGRSNLKTLSAAAAVRYRECLRNHAASIGGSVFDGCGEFMPSGEEGSLEALKCAACECHRNFHRREVHGEPSRRSMVLRPLQLPPPLLHHQRFSMGVHTNPTAAPIVQPMNVAYGISGGTESSSEDLNIFESNAEAAPPPSFALSKKRFRTKFTPEQKDKMLEFAEKVGWRIQKQDEEEVEKFCAEVGVKRQVLKVWMHNNKNTMKKQNDDQTPRQQPFEMGIETEV